ATGAACTCCTGATTGGAACTCCGGAGCTTCGGTCCATGGTGGCTTCCCGTTCCGGAGCTGCCGAGTTGCGCCGACAAGCCATGGCCCAAGGGATGCGTACCTTGATGCAGGACGGTATCCGCAAGGTTCTCCAGGGCTTCAGCGACCTTGATCAGGTCCGCAGGATTGCTGTCTGGTGAGCTGTGGATACTTTTGTACATACCCAGTAATCAAGGCTGAAAAAAAACGAAAGCGGATCCAAGGATCCGCTTTCGTCGCATCCGGCAGGATCTGCCGGATGGTTCGTCGTCAGTGTACCGGCTATACAGCCAAGTCGCGTGTCTTCATTCGGGCCAGAGCGCGCTGTAAGGAGGCCTGCGTTCGCGCGAAGTCGATCTGGGCTTTCTGCTCGATCATCCGTTTTTCCGCACGTTCCTTGGCCTTTCTGGCCCGCTCCAGGTCAATTTCCTCGGCACGTTCGGCAACTTCCGCCAGAACACTCATCTTGTTCGAGGAAACCTCGGCAAAGCCACCGGAAAGAAAAATCCAGTGCTTTCGTCCGTCCTTGTTGTAATGCAAACTGCCAACGCCCAGAGCCGACAGAAAGGGTGCGTGGTCCGGCAGGACGCCGAACTCGCCATTGTACCCTGGTGCACCAACAAACTCGACATCCTCACTGAGGAGTTTTCGGTCTGGCGTGACGATTTCCAAGTGTATGGTCTTGGCCATGATCTGCCACCTTCAAGCTTAGAGTTTCTGGGCGTTTTCCAACGCTTCCTCAATGGTGCCGACCATATAGAAGGCCTGTTCAGGGATATCGTCGTGCTTGCCTTCAATGATTTCCTTGAAGCCACGGATGGTGTCTTCAAGTTTCACATAGCGGCCTTCCTTGCCGGTGAACTGCGCGGCAACGAAGAATGGCTGAGAAAGGAAGCGCTGAATTTTACGGGCCCGGGCCACGGTGACCTTGTCTTCGTCAGACAACTCGTCCATTCCCAGAATGGCGATGATATCCTGCAAGTCCTTGTACTTCTGCAAGATCATTTGCAATTGTCGTGCGGTGTCGTAGTGCTCATTGCCCAAAACCAGCGGGTCCAGGATGCTGGACGTGGAGTCCAGCGGGTCCACGGCGGGGTAGATGCCCAGCTCCGCAATCTGCCGCGAAAGAACGATGGTTCCGTTCAAGTGGGCAAATGTGGTGGCCGGTGCGGGGTCAGTCAAGTCATCAGCAGGGACATAAACGGCCTGAACCGAGGTGATGGAACCCTTGGTTGTCGAGGTGATCCGCTCCTGAAGTTCACCAAG
This is a stretch of genomic DNA from Desulfonatronum thioautotrophicum. It encodes these proteins:
- a CDS encoding F0F1 ATP synthase subunit epsilon — its product is MAKTIHLEIVTPDRKLLSEDVEFVGAPGYNGEFGVLPDHAPFLSALGVGSLHYNKDGRKHWIFLSGGFAEVSSNKMSVLAEVAERAEEIDLERARKAKERAEKRMIEQKAQIDFARTQASLQRALARMKTRDLAV